One uncultured Caproiciproducens sp. DNA segment encodes these proteins:
- the pgeF gene encoding peptidoglycan editing factor PgeF, whose protein sequence is MNYDGKNMRIHEEQDVIYLTFPLLEKYSFVNHAFSTRIGGVSKNEFASMNLNLGRGDSDENVKKNFHRFCSAAGFDYSTLVASSQDHHTFVRRVGSGNYGTGIWKPKDMKSVDGLITNEKNVTLVTFYADCVPLFFLDPQKRAIGLAHAGWRGTAAQMGAKMVEAMVREFGSSPGDILAAVGPSIGPCCFEVDTPVYEEFAVISELKPQEFIVDKGKNKYMIDLWEANRRIIMGAGVPQKNIEVAQLCTECNAQWLWSHRASGGKRGGLAAMMCLTEGKA, encoded by the coding sequence ATGAATTACGACGGTAAAAATATGAGGATACATGAGGAGCAGGACGTTATCTATCTGACCTTTCCTCTGCTTGAAAAATACAGCTTTGTGAACCATGCCTTTTCCACACGAATCGGCGGCGTGAGTAAAAATGAATTTGCTTCAATGAATTTAAATCTTGGCCGCGGAGACAGCGACGAAAATGTGAAAAAGAATTTTCATCGGTTCTGTTCTGCCGCAGGTTTTGATTATTCCACGTTGGTTGCTTCGTCACAGGATCACCACACCTTTGTCCGCAGGGTGGGGTCCGGCAATTATGGAACGGGTATTTGGAAGCCAAAAGATATGAAAAGTGTGGACGGATTGATTACCAATGAAAAAAACGTGACGCTTGTCACCTTTTATGCCGACTGCGTGCCTCTTTTTTTTCTGGATCCGCAAAAGCGTGCAATTGGCCTTGCACACGCCGGCTGGCGCGGTACTGCCGCTCAAATGGGAGCGAAGATGGTGGAAGCCATGGTTCGGGAATTCGGCAGCAGCCCCGGTGACATCCTCGCCGCGGTCGGTCCGTCTATCGGTCCATGCTGCTTTGAAGTGGATACCCCGGTATATGAAGAATTTGCCGTGATATCCGAACTGAAACCGCAGGAATTTATTGTTGATAAAGGCAAAAACAAATATATGATTGATTTATGGGAGGCCAACCGACGCATAATAATGGGAGCGGGAGTGCCGCAGAAGAACATAGAGGTTGCGCAGCTTTGTACAGAATGCAATGCGCAGTGGCTTTGGTCCCATCGGGCGAGCGGCGGAAAGCGCGGGGGTCTTGCCGCAATGATGTGCCTGACGGAGGGCAAAGCATGA
- a CDS encoding radical SAM protein: protein MMIEHCMLCPRACGAKRTETEGSGFCGLGTNPVVARAALHFWEEPCISGKSGSGTVFFTGCCLKCVFCQNYQISTKKEVGKIVSVQELAGIFDRLAAQGAHNINLVSPTQFVPAIIEALKLRKIQIPVVYNSGGYESVQTLKMLDGLIDVYLPDFKYADNLLALKYSGAPNYAENAKACIIEMARQTGPAQFDAEGMMTRGTIVRHLILPGNTRNSIAALDWLDENLPDGVLVSLMAQYVPCGRAVDYPEINRRITKREYKKVQEHLFDLDLDGFVQELESASQSFIPPFDLEGV, encoded by the coding sequence ATGATGATTGAACATTGTATGCTTTGTCCGCGGGCATGCGGCGCGAAACGGACAGAGACCGAGGGATCCGGCTTCTGCGGGCTGGGCACGAATCCTGTCGTCGCCCGTGCGGCGCTTCATTTTTGGGAAGAGCCCTGTATCAGCGGGAAAAGCGGTTCCGGAACAGTCTTTTTCACCGGCTGCTGCCTAAAATGTGTGTTTTGCCAGAACTATCAGATCAGCACAAAAAAAGAAGTGGGCAAAATCGTCAGCGTGCAGGAGCTTGCGGGAATCTTTGACCGGCTTGCGGCACAAGGTGCACACAATATCAATCTGGTCAGCCCCACGCAGTTTGTCCCTGCAATTATTGAGGCGCTGAAACTTAGAAAGATTCAGATTCCGGTCGTTTACAATTCGGGCGGCTATGAAAGCGTGCAAACGCTCAAAATGCTGGACGGTCTGATTGATGTCTATCTGCCCGACTTCAAATACGCGGATAATCTGCTTGCTTTGAAATATTCTGGCGCGCCGAACTACGCTGAAAACGCTAAGGCCTGCATCATTGAAATGGCTCGTCAGACCGGCCCGGCTCAATTTGATGCTGAGGGAATGATGACGCGCGGTACGATTGTACGGCATTTGATTTTGCCGGGCAATACACGCAACTCCATCGCCGCACTCGACTGGCTGGATGAAAATCTGCCGGATGGGGTGCTCGTCAGCCTCATGGCGCAGTATGTGCCCTGCGGCAGAGCGGTTGATTACCCTGAGATTAACCGTAGAATTACAAAACGCGAGTACAAAAAAGTGCAGGAGCATCTTTTTGATTTGGACTTGGACGGTTTTGTTCAGGAACTGGAATCGGCGAGCCAAAGCTTTATTCCTCCTTTTGACTTAGAAGGTGTTTAG
- a CDS encoding hemolysin III family protein has translation MNDSSTNKSQWRATRRKELELPSYTMTEEIINAITHGVGAGLAIAGFIALLINGHHDIMSVTAVSIFGVTMILLYTVSAIYHGLDVCNGKKICQILDHCTIFLLIAGTYTPIALLCFGGMTGWIMFDIVWAVAIVGIVLNAIDLKRFKTFSMICYLALGWFVVFFLKPLIEHLDRSAIFYLIIGGVFYTVGAVIYGLGKKIKYMHSIWHLFVLGGTVFHYFVIYHIAV, from the coding sequence ATGAATGACAGCAGTACAAACAAGTCTCAATGGAGGGCAACGCGCCGCAAGGAGCTGGAGCTGCCGAGCTACACAATGACTGAAGAAATCATCAACGCCATCACACATGGTGTTGGGGCAGGTTTGGCAATAGCCGGTTTTATCGCGCTTCTCATCAATGGGCATCACGACATCATGTCGGTTACCGCAGTATCCATCTTTGGCGTAACCATGATTCTGCTATACACGGTTTCCGCGATATACCATGGTCTTGATGTCTGCAATGGAAAGAAAATCTGTCAGATCCTTGACCATTGCACGATTTTTCTGCTGATCGCCGGAACCTACACACCGATTGCGCTTTTGTGTTTCGGCGGTATGACGGGCTGGATTATGTTCGACATTGTTTGGGCGGTGGCCATTGTCGGCATTGTGCTCAATGCGATTGATTTGAAACGCTTTAAAACCTTTTCCATGATTTGTTATCTTGCGCTTGGCTGGTTTGTCGTCTTTTTCCTGAAACCTCTGATTGAACATCTCGACCGGAGCGCCATCTTTTACTTAATCATCGGCGGTGTGTTTTACACAGTCGGTGCGGTGATTTACGGACTCGGCAAGAAAATAAAATATATGCACTCCATCTGGCACCTGTTTGTGCTTGGCGGGACGGTTTTTCATTATTTTGTAATCTATCATATTGCGGTCTAA
- a CDS encoding 3'-5' exonuclease, producing MSFVILDLEWNGTYNRRLKGFMNEIIEFGAVKIDRDLNVIDTFEALVRPQVGKKISGKIKTLTSITNEDLKAGLQFMQVTSQFRKWAGDAVLMTWGTSDILALVENCRYFCGNEHIPFLKRYVNLQAFCEKMLNYDPTKQMGLSTSAQLLEIDEEGFDHHRALGDSLLSLRCFQKLYVPQSLTPFIQDATTDEFYDRILFKTLIVCDLNNPLINRSDMHFQCDICGSRAHRTSEWQLKNKSYRAEFICWHCHHRFYGRVQFKLKYEGMVVKKAILPVNADKDKTEDEEPQEES from the coding sequence ATGAGTTTTGTAATACTTGATTTGGAGTGGAACGGAACCTACAACCGCCGCCTCAAAGGTTTTATGAATGAAATCATTGAGTTCGGCGCGGTTAAGATTGACCGTGATTTAAATGTGATTGATACCTTTGAGGCTCTGGTGCGTCCTCAGGTTGGAAAGAAAATCAGCGGGAAAATTAAAACCCTGACCAGTATTACAAATGAGGACTTAAAAGCCGGCCTTCAGTTTATGCAGGTAACCAGCCAGTTTAGAAAATGGGCCGGTGATGCGGTTTTAATGACATGGGGCACGTCGGACATTCTTGCCCTTGTCGAAAACTGCCGCTATTTTTGCGGGAATGAGCATATTCCTTTTTTAAAGCGTTACGTAAATTTGCAGGCCTTTTGTGAAAAAATGCTCAATTACGATCCGACGAAACAAATGGGGCTGAGTACTTCGGCACAGCTTTTGGAAATTGACGAGGAAGGTTTTGATCATCACCGCGCTTTAGGAGACAGCCTCCTTTCGCTCAGGTGTTTTCAAAAACTTTACGTACCTCAGAGCTTAACTCCGTTTATTCAAGACGCGACCACGGATGAGTTTTATGACAGGATACTTTTCAAGACATTAATTGTCTGTGATCTAAACAATCCGCTGATTAACCGGAGCGATATGCATTTTCAATGCGATATCTGCGGCAGCCGTGCGCACAGAACGAGTGAATGGCAGCTCAAGAACAAAAGCTACCGTGCGGAATTCATTTGCTGGCATTGTCACCACCGGTTTTACGGCCGTGTACAGTTTAAGCTGAAATATGAAGGTATGGTTGTAAAAAAAGCAATCCTTCCGGTCAATGCCGACAAGGATAAAACGGAGGACGAAGAGCCTCAAGAGGAGAGCTGA
- the typA gene encoding translational GTPase TypA, whose amino-acid sequence MDSRNDIRNVAIIAHVDHGKTTLVDQLLRQSGIFRANENVAERVMDSNDLERERGITILSKNTAVMYNGVKINIVDTPGHADFGGEVERILMMVDGVLLLVDAFEGCMPQTRFVLKKALGLGKKPLVVVNKIDRPGARPAEVVDEVLDLFIELGANEEQLEFPVVYASGRDGYSTLDPDVPGADMTPLFDSIIKNIPAPKGEMNGPTQVLFSNIDYDDYVGRIGIGRVERGEIHDGDNVVLCCLDGEQKNVKVAKLYQFEGLKRVEVQEAKLGDLVAVSGITGLNIGETACSPDCIEPLPFVKIDEPTVSMLFMVNNSPFAGKEGKYVTSRNLRDRLFKEVETNVAMRVEETDSADTFKVSGRGELHLSILIEQMRRQNYEFQVSAPHVIYKIINGKKCEPIELLMIEVPDSYVGAVMEKLGTRKAEIINMGTRDTGMSHLEFKIPARCLMGYRQEFLTDTNGNGIMNNVFDSYEPYKGDVQTRAQGSLVAHETGDSTGYGLFAAQERGRLFIGPGVEVYEGMIVGASPKSDDIVVNICKKKHVTNTRASGSDDALKLTPHTVLSLEQCIEFIRNDELVEVTPKSVRMRKMVLSKELRMKQASKNK is encoded by the coding sequence ATGGATTCAAGAAATGACATCAGAAATGTTGCAATTATAGCTCACGTCGACCATGGAAAGACAACACTGGTTGACCAGCTGTTAAGACAAAGCGGCATTTTCCGTGCCAACGAAAATGTTGCGGAGCGCGTAATGGACTCCAATGACCTTGAGCGTGAACGCGGCATCACGATTCTGTCAAAGAACACGGCCGTCATGTACAATGGCGTTAAAATTAATATTGTGGACACACCGGGCCATGCCGACTTTGGCGGCGAGGTTGAACGTATCCTGATGATGGTCGACGGCGTTCTGCTTTTGGTTGATGCGTTTGAAGGCTGCATGCCGCAAACCCGTTTTGTGCTAAAAAAAGCGCTCGGCCTTGGGAAAAAGCCCTTGGTCGTCGTCAATAAAATCGACCGTCCGGGCGCAAGACCGGCCGAAGTGGTCGATGAGGTGCTTGACCTGTTTATTGAGCTTGGCGCTAACGAAGAACAGCTCGAATTTCCGGTTGTTTACGCTTCCGGCCGCGACGGATATTCCACGCTGGATCCGGACGTTCCGGGTGCGGATATGACTCCGCTTTTCGACTCTATTATTAAAAATATACCTGCTCCGAAGGGCGAGATGAACGGTCCGACGCAGGTTCTTTTTTCCAACATTGACTATGATGACTATGTGGGCCGGATCGGAATCGGCCGCGTCGAACGCGGTGAAATTCATGACGGTGACAATGTTGTTCTCTGCTGCCTTGACGGTGAGCAGAAAAATGTAAAAGTAGCCAAGCTGTATCAGTTTGAAGGCCTAAAGCGTGTGGAAGTGCAGGAGGCCAAACTTGGCGACCTCGTTGCCGTTTCCGGCATTACCGGTCTGAACATCGGCGAAACCGCCTGTTCACCAGACTGCATTGAACCGCTTCCTTTTGTAAAAATCGACGAACCGACCGTTTCCATGCTGTTCATGGTAAACAACAGTCCGTTTGCGGGCAAGGAAGGCAAATACGTCACCTCCCGTAATCTGCGTGACCGCCTGTTCAAAGAGGTGGAAACCAACGTGGCAATGCGTGTGGAAGAAACAGATTCAGCCGATACCTTTAAAGTGTCCGGCCGCGGCGAACTGCATCTTTCCATCTTAATTGAACAAATGCGCCGTCAGAATTACGAATTCCAGGTTTCCGCACCGCATGTTATTTATAAAATCATCAACGGCAAAAAATGTGAGCCGATTGAACTTCTCATGATTGAAGTGCCCGACAGTTACGTTGGAGCAGTCATGGAAAAACTCGGCACCCGCAAGGCGGAAATAATCAATATGGGTACGCGCGACACCGGAATGAGCCACCTTGAATTTAAAATTCCTGCCCGCTGCCTGATGGGCTATCGCCAGGAGTTTTTGACCGATACCAACGGCAATGGGATCATGAACAATGTGTTTGATTCTTATGAGCCGTATAAGGGCGATGTTCAGACACGTGCGCAGGGTTCACTTGTTGCGCATGAAACCGGCGATTCCACCGGCTACGGCCTTTTTGCCGCACAGGAACGCGGACGTTTGTTTATCGGGCCGGGCGTGGAAGTATATGAAGGAATGATTGTCGGCGCAAGCCCGAAGTCCGACGATATCGTTGTGAATATCTGTAAGAAAAAACATGTAACCAATACCCGCGCTTCCGGCTCGGACGACGCGCTGAAGCTCACCCCACATACGGTTTTGAGTCTGGAACAATGCATTGAATTTATTCGCAATGACGAATTGGTCGAGGTGACTCCAAAAAGCGTTCGTATGCGCAAAATGGTTTTGAGCAAGGAACTTCGTATGAAGCAGGCGAGCAAGAATAAATGA
- a CDS encoding polysaccharide deacetylase family protein, protein MIFTVAAIVLIVCCGVPAKATDTGKGVKLPILMYHSMLKDKAYQGVYVISPEIFEKDLQYLQKKGYTAIVMQDLLNYVNKKVPLPSKPVMITFDDGYYNNYLYAYPLIKKYNMKMVLSPIGYCTELFSQSVSPDHANYSHCTWDEVNEMIASGRVEVQNHTYNLHESKNGRLGAGMKKGESVSKYTALLNADLSKMQTEMKDHTGYTPTTFVYPFGIISDASLPVIRNLGFQATLTCVNRINYITDDPECLYGLGRYLRPGKTASEAYFKKIGLN, encoded by the coding sequence ATGATTTTTACAGTCGCAGCAATTGTACTGATTGTATGCTGCGGCGTCCCTGCAAAAGCGACCGACACCGGTAAAGGTGTAAAGCTGCCGATTTTAATGTATCACAGTATGTTGAAAGATAAAGCATATCAGGGCGTGTATGTGATTTCACCGGAAATTTTTGAGAAAGACCTTCAATATCTGCAAAAAAAAGGCTATACCGCTATTGTGATGCAGGATTTGCTGAACTATGTAAATAAAAAGGTTCCTCTGCCATCTAAGCCTGTGATGATTACATTCGACGACGGATATTATAACAACTATCTTTACGCATATCCGCTAATTAAAAAGTACAATATGAAAATGGTGCTTTCTCCAATCGGCTACTGTACGGAGTTATTTTCGCAAAGTGTCAGCCCGGACCATGCCAATTATTCGCATTGCACATGGGATGAAGTGAACGAAATGATCGCTTCGGGCCGGGTGGAAGTCCAGAATCACACCTACAATCTTCATGAGAGCAAAAACGGCCGTCTTGGAGCGGGAATGAAGAAAGGTGAGAGCGTCAGCAAATACACCGCATTGCTGAACGCAGACTTAAGCAAAATGCAGACGGAGATGAAAGACCACACCGGGTACACGCCGACTACGTTTGTTTATCCGTTCGGCATCATCAGCGACGCGTCCTTGCCGGTAATCCGGAATCTTGGATTTCAAGCCACCTTAACTTGTGTAAACAGAATCAATTACATTACGGATGATCCAGAATGCCTCTATGGCCTTGGAAGATATCTGCGCCCCGGGAAAACGGCAAGCGAAGCATATTTTAAAAAAATCGGATTAAACTGA
- a CDS encoding alpha/beta fold hydrolase codes for MDILQREMSFDSCVDDERIFARIIEPAQKADVKAVLQIAHGMAEHSLLYVDFAREMAVNGYAVAINDHLGHGKSVSTGGAYGYFGKGGCQNLVKDMHKLYLLMRQDYPDVPFVLMGHSMGSFLARSYTVQYKDELAAAIYIGTCGNPGTAAFTVQKRLSDSIVKKKGALSHDLLFAKLSTTEYNKPFAPFRTPNDWLSRDTAEVDKYTKDPLCGFDLTASGYRDIVYLQAEINSSRWFKKMPDIPLLLLSGDKDPVGNFGKGVRQVTKKLKKTGHNVHLVLYPGARHAILCETNKDEVYSEIAEFLASVTAG; via the coding sequence TTGGATATTTTACAAAGAGAGATGTCCTTTGATTCCTGTGTGGATGATGAACGGATTTTTGCCCGAATTATCGAACCTGCCCAAAAGGCGGATGTAAAGGCTGTGCTGCAGATTGCTCACGGTATGGCAGAGCACAGCCTTCTTTACGTTGACTTTGCCCGGGAAATGGCTGTCAACGGCTACGCAGTCGCAATTAATGACCATTTGGGCCACGGAAAGTCGGTGTCCACCGGCGGGGCGTATGGTTATTTTGGTAAAGGCGGCTGTCAGAATCTGGTGAAAGACATGCACAAACTCTATCTGCTGATGCGCCAGGATTATCCCGATGTTCCTTTTGTATTAATGGGGCATAGCATGGGTTCTTTTTTAGCCAGATCATACACCGTACAATATAAAGATGAACTGGCCGCAGCAATTTATATCGGGACCTGCGGCAACCCGGGAACGGCGGCTTTTACCGTTCAAAAACGGCTCAGCGACTCCATCGTCAAAAAGAAGGGCGCGTTAAGCCACGATCTGCTTTTTGCAAAGCTTTCAACCACGGAATACAATAAGCCCTTTGCACCGTTCAGGACCCCGAACGACTGGCTTTCACGCGACACGGCAGAGGTTGACAAATATACAAAGGATCCGCTTTGCGGCTTTGATCTGACTGCATCCGGCTACCGGGATATCGTTTATTTGCAGGCTGAGATCAACTCATCCCGCTGGTTCAAAAAGATGCCGGATATTCCGCTTCTGCTGCTGTCGGGTGACAAAGATCCGGTCGGCAACTTTGGCAAGGGCGTTCGGCAGGTTACGAAAAAACTTAAAAAAACAGGGCATAATGTGCATCTGGTTTTGTACCCGGGAGCGCGTCATGCTATCCTTTGCGAAACGAATAAAGATGAGGTCTATAGTGAAATAGCAGAATTTCTTGCGTCTGTAACGGCGGGATGA
- a CDS encoding cation-translocating P-type ATPase, whose product MMDLSNTLGLSEEQVESRRQRGLTNGSEEIKTKTVGQIIRGNLITPFNILNAILAGLILMVGSYKNLLFMGVIISNTLIGAFQEIKAKKTIDKLKLIAAPKAHVLRGGTKQDMPVSDLVLDDIMMLTSGNQVCADCFVVDGECEVNEALITGEADLISKKNGDHLLSGCFIGSGSCLAQVEHIGAENYAAKITESAKYLKKPNSEIMTWINKIIKYIGFSIIPVGLLLFYKQVYLSGQAFNRAIVSTVAALIGMIPEGLVLLTSVVLAVSVLRLARHKALVQDLYSIETLARVDTLCLDKTGTITEGAMQVDAVVPLCGISQQETEDAVAALMNSLNDENPTSNALKELGLDPPQWNCTNTVAFSSVRKWSGASFHEMGSFLLGAGEFVLKDGFEKIRPMVEQYSAQGQRVLLLAHSENTLSDRELPENVSPLALILLSDKIRKNAKKTLEYFASQGVDIKIISGDNAITVANIAKKSGLKTADSYVDAATLKSDDEIKEASVKYSVFGRVTPQQKLDLVKALKEQGRTVAMTGDGVNDVLALKESDCSIAMASGSDASKTVSQVVLLDSDFASMPRIVNEGRRSINNLQRSASLFLVKAIFSAIIAVLFIFLSYDYPFQPIQFTLINAVTIGFPSFILALEPNKEKIRGKFIVNVIKKALPGALTMVLNIVLLVLISGFLDFTQEQISTLAVMITGYTGLLTLFKVCIPFNLEHTALFSIMVSVFVAALIFFKPLFAVVGLTLPMVLVLMPMFLVATSLMTAILHMVEKVIMKKVGN is encoded by the coding sequence ATGATGGATTTGAGCAATACTCTCGGGCTTTCAGAAGAGCAGGTGGAGTCACGGCGCCAGCGCGGCCTGACAAACGGCTCGGAGGAAATAAAGACCAAAACAGTTGGGCAAATTATACGCGGCAATTTGATCACACCGTTCAATATTTTAAATGCAATTCTCGCGGGACTGATTTTAATGGTCGGTTCCTATAAGAACCTGCTGTTTATGGGTGTCATCATTTCCAATACGCTGATTGGCGCTTTTCAGGAAATTAAGGCAAAAAAAACAATCGACAAGCTGAAACTGATTGCCGCCCCGAAAGCACATGTCCTGCGCGGAGGAACAAAACAGGACATGCCGGTCAGCGACTTGGTGCTCGACGACATCATGATGCTTACTTCCGGGAATCAGGTTTGTGCCGACTGCTTTGTGGTTGACGGAGAATGCGAGGTTAATGAGGCGCTGATTACGGGTGAAGCTGATCTCATCAGCAAAAAAAACGGGGACCATCTTTTGAGCGGCTGCTTTATTGGAAGCGGCAGCTGCCTTGCACAGGTTGAACACATTGGCGCCGAAAACTATGCCGCAAAAATTACTGAAAGTGCAAAATACTTAAAAAAACCAAATTCCGAAATTATGACATGGATTAATAAAATTATTAAATACATCGGGTTTTCCATTATCCCGGTCGGACTTCTGCTTTTCTATAAGCAGGTCTATCTTTCAGGACAGGCATTCAACCGTGCGATTGTCAGCACCGTCGCCGCGCTGATCGGCATGATTCCCGAAGGGCTTGTCCTTCTTACCAGCGTTGTGCTGGCGGTGAGTGTGCTTCGCCTGGCCCGCCACAAAGCCTTGGTTCAGGACCTTTACTCAATTGAAACACTGGCCCGGGTCGATACGCTGTGTCTGGACAAGACTGGAACCATCACGGAGGGAGCCATGCAAGTAGATGCGGTCGTCCCGCTGTGCGGCATTTCGCAGCAGGAAACCGAAGACGCGGTAGCTGCGCTGATGAACTCCCTGAATGATGAAAACCCGACCTCCAATGCATTGAAAGAGCTGGGGCTTGATCCTCCGCAATGGAACTGTACCAATACGGTTGCGTTTTCCTCCGTACGAAAATGGAGCGGCGCCAGCTTTCATGAAATGGGCAGCTTTCTGCTGGGCGCGGGGGAATTTGTTCTGAAGGACGGCTTCGAGAAAATCAGGCCGATGGTTGAGCAATACTCCGCCCAGGGACAGCGCGTGCTGCTTTTGGCCCATAGTGAAAACACACTGAGCGACAGGGAACTGCCCGAAAATGTCTCCCCTCTTGCTTTGATCCTTTTGAGTGACAAAATCCGAAAAAACGCCAAGAAGACACTGGAATACTTCGCCTCTCAAGGTGTGGACATAAAAATCATCTCCGGGGACAACGCAATCACGGTTGCCAATATCGCTAAAAAATCAGGGCTGAAAACAGCAGACAGCTATGTTGACGCAGCCACACTGAAAAGCGATGATGAAATCAAAGAGGCATCGGTCAAATACTCTGTTTTTGGGCGTGTCACGCCGCAGCAGAAGCTTGATTTGGTTAAAGCTTTAAAAGAACAGGGCCGCACGGTTGCGATGACGGGCGACGGCGTGAACGATGTACTCGCTTTGAAGGAAAGCGACTGCAGTATTGCAATGGCTTCCGGCAGCGACGCATCCAAAACGGTTTCCCAGGTGGTCCTCCTCGATTCAGACTTTGCAAGCATGCCCAGGATTGTGAACGAGGGACGCCGTTCCATTAATAATTTACAGCGCTCCGCTTCCCTGTTCCTCGTAAAAGCAATATTTTCTGCGATCATCGCCGTTTTGTTCATCTTTTTAAGCTACGATTATCCGTTTCAGCCAATCCAATTCACACTGATTAATGCAGTGACAATCGGATTCCCGTCTTTTATTCTCGCACTTGAGCCGAACAAGGAAAAAATCCGTGGCAAATTTATTGTCAATGTTATTAAAAAAGCGCTGCCGGGGGCACTGACCATGGTGCTGAATATTGTGCTGCTTGTGCTGATTTCCGGTTTTCTGGATTTCACGCAGGAACAAATTTCCACGCTTGCCGTGATGATCACCGGATACACCGGACTGCTGACCCTATTTAAGGTTTGCATCCCATTTAATTTAGAGCATACCGCTTTATTTTCCATCATGGTGTCGGTCTTTGTCGCGGCGCTGATTTTCTTTAAGCCGCTTTTCGCAGTGGTCGGTTTAACTCTGCCCATGGTGCTGGTGCTGATGCCGATGTTCCTTGTGGCTACGAGCCTTATGACGGCAATCCTTCATATGGTTGAAAAGGTGATTATGAAAAAAGTGGGAAACTAA
- a CDS encoding DnaD domain protein has product MSYSINLGEWNSIFAVPCSVVDKHIKLAGSVQLKVLLWELRHAGESFEAADISKALCIDKADVTDAMLYWQQTGLFAEKDGEFVPAERTAAQSSPEKEKPETTPEKPDPAPAEKQPKLLPRPQRADNAFVAKRMGESTEIACLMQEAEQILGRLISNGDSAMLLMLHDDFGLPADVIIMLLQYVVSIGKANTHYIQKVAMNWAEEEIFSHDKAEEKLRRLDENKKSWHAVEQAIGIAHRSPSTKEQAFAAVWITEWNFSTVLIHEAYERSVDNTGKFSISYMNKILERWKKEGITTLEQAQKDKDDRAAARKSTKPQKTTYDIEEYERSNVFDNFDRK; this is encoded by the coding sequence ATGAGTTATTCCATTAATCTCGGAGAGTGGAACTCCATTTTCGCAGTTCCCTGTTCCGTAGTTGATAAACATATTAAATTGGCAGGTTCCGTTCAGCTGAAGGTGCTTTTATGGGAGCTGCGCCACGCCGGAGAAAGCTTTGAGGCGGCTGATATTTCGAAGGCGCTGTGCATCGACAAAGCCGACGTAACTGACGCCATGCTGTACTGGCAGCAGACCGGGCTTTTCGCTGAAAAAGACGGAGAATTCGTACCGGCTGAAAGAACAGCCGCCCAAAGCTCCCCCGAAAAAGAAAAGCCGGAGACTACGCCGGAAAAGCCGGACCCCGCACCTGCTGAAAAGCAGCCTAAATTGCTGCCGCGCCCGCAAAGGGCCGACAACGCTTTTGTTGCAAAAAGGATGGGTGAATCAACGGAAATCGCCTGCCTGATGCAGGAGGCGGAGCAAATTCTCGGACGTTTGATTTCGAACGGGGACTCCGCAATGCTTTTGATGCTGCATGATGATTTCGGGCTGCCGGCAGATGTCATTATCATGCTGCTGCAGTACGTGGTCAGCATCGGCAAGGCGAATACGCATTACATACAAAAAGTAGCCATGAACTGGGCTGAAGAAGAAATCTTCAGCCACGATAAGGCGGAGGAAAAGCTGCGCCGCCTGGATGAAAATAAAAAATCCTGGCATGCTGTGGAACAGGCAATTGGTATTGCGCACCGTTCGCCTTCCACCAAAGAACAGGCGTTTGCGGCAGTTTGGATCACAGAATGGAATTTCAGCACTGTCCTGATTCACGAAGCGTATGAACGCAGTGTTGACAACACCGGCAAATTCAGCATCAGTTACATGAATAAAATTTTGGAGCGCTGGAAAAAAGAAGGCATTACCACACTGGAACAGGCGCAAAAGGATAAAGATGACCGGGCGGCGGCACGCAAAAGCACCAAACCACAGAAGACGACTTACGACATTGAGGAATACGAACGTTCAAATGTTTTTGATAATTTTGACAGGAAGTGA